The Strix uralensis isolate ZFMK-TIS-50842 chromosome 5, bStrUra1, whole genome shotgun sequence genome segment AAATAAACATGGGATTAGTCTGCTTGTTTAAGCATCAAAGGCAATGGGGATTTTGTTTCCACTGTCAAGAAATGGAACTCTCTCAAATGATGTCATTATTGAAATACTGCTTGCTCTCCTTTTGCTGGCTTGTACAGAAGTTGGTGATACTTTTTAGCCATCACTGTTAGCTTCTCCCTCTCATAAACAGATCACTCTAATCAGGCTGTGCTCCTGAACAAAGTGTGTGGTAAGAACCAAACTTATAAATCCCTCCAGAAACTTAAAACTTGTAAAGAAATGGTATCTCAGGTCCCTTGGTGGTGTTAATTAAGATAATGGAAATTGCCTATTTTATTTGAAGATGCTTATATGTTGGCATGAAGGACGGAACTTTCTGGAGCTCTTGGACACTTCTGTACCCTTGTGACTTCCACTTGCTGTCACTAATATTCATATACAATTTAAAGCTCTGgagcaagaatttttttctttttttggctttttaatttcttactgcCTTATGCTGGAAACCTTGATATGTTTTTGTTACGGTAAAGATGCACTCATCATTTTAGAGATTTCTGTTTGCTTCCGTAACATATGCTTTTTGGCAAGATCTTTGGCATGGGTACCAGCTGTTCTGATATCGGCTCACcatttgtttaaattattatAAAGCACACTGACGTGTGGATATGatgcaagaattttaaaaaagaaaaaagcaacccaCAGAACTGTGCTGAGATAATGAGTCAAAAGAACATGCCAGATCACAACATGATAATTTCCATTTCTGTTCTAATATGGTGAAAGTTTGTATCTTCTAGGCTACTTGGTCAAACCTGAGATAAATGAATACTTTTGTGAGCagcaaaaaaatcagtgcttgatTTCCTGTGAACTTTAATTGAATTACATAAGTGTTCTCTAACTCTGCATGTAGCTATATAAAGTAACCTTCCTGTTACAAAAGCTGTAGGAATGAGAATTTTATAGGAGTGTTATGGCAGCAGTCAAGCTGCTTTGTTTGACTTTCAATGTCAGCtgacaacataattttaaaattttgtttatattttaaatttttaattattcttttttagaaaaaacaaactttaGGCTTTCATCCTGCACACCTCCTCTTGGCAGCAGTCACCTCAGGCCATTTGTTCTGGCCACTTACTGCCACCTCTTGGCTACTGCACAGTTGTTTATGTGGTTCTGTGGCTGATCAGGGAACTGATCTGACTGAAGAAGTAGCCCAgtggaaaaagttattttccagacAGTTTAGTTTCCTTGTCTGCATTGTCACGTAGGGGCCCAAAAAGTTATGCCACCAGAATGGAGGAGGCGGGGATGCAAATACAGTTGACGAAGAGCTGGGATCGTTTAAGCCAGTTTGTACCTGTCCTAGTGATTATTCAGCAATAGCATGACTTGCCAAAATGCCGAGATTCAGTGCCggcagggaggtggtgggaagGCGGAGATTGAAGCCTCACCCTTTCATCAGTAGAGTGTCATACATTTCAGCATATGTTCCTGCAGTCAGTAATAAGAATTACTTTCCCTGTTGCTCTCAAGTGCAATTCAGTAAGGAATCTGAGCCCATCTCAAGGGCTTGTGTTGCTGGGGAAAGGGCTAGTCCTGCTCATCCCTCTCCTTTCCCTTACTTCTGGCCATGAAACCCTGTCTCCTTCATATGGTGCTTCTGGCAGTCTCTTTGCCATGTAGTTGAATTGTTTCATTTGTAAACCCAGGAGAAAAGTAACTCTGCTTTTCTGAGTTTATTTCCCTCAATTTagtgaaaggagaggagagggtaCAAATTATCTTTTATTGGCAGTAATCTGTTATATCAGTTAAGTTAGCTCATGCCATTCTGTTGAGCTGTGGCTCCGTGTATGTTCTCAACCAGTTTGAGCCGTTAAGGCTCATCATGTGGGAACGGTTcaaagctgagccaggggaggtttagtctggacattaggaagcatttctttactgagagggtggtcaaacactggagcagacttcctagagaggtggtcgatgcctcatcagtgtttgaggcatttggatGGACAATACCCTTAATAATACGCTtcaacttttggtcagccctgaagtggtcacaCAGTTGGACCAGATGAACATTGTAGATCCAGCTGAAACATTCTGTTCTGTACCTTGTGTCCACCCATTTGTCCTGTGTGCTGCTACCCCAACTATTTCcctatttccattttctgattttgagtgcaggtgtgtgtggTGTTATATGGTGGATTGCACTGAGAGGAGGATTCAGGATAAATCTCACTTTGGAAGGATGGAAGCAGGATAAATTGAACAAGGGAAGGTTGGAACTTGTAGTGACTGTGCAGTCTTGTGGTTGTTCTGTGCATAGGTGTGTGTAATTTTTGAGGTTGGCTTCAGAGTTGCTATAATGCAGCTGTCATTAGAAGGTATATTTTGGCACTTTCTGGTACTTCTTTCTGTGCTGGCAGTAGCCTTctaactgaaatttattttttgtaaatttttagTCAGATGGGTTCATGAATCCTGCTTTCTGTCCAACTGTGTGCACAGTAGGTACCAAGAATGAGCAGACACAGGACAAGTACCTGAGAGAGCAGAACCAACCTGTTTGGCTAGAGCCCAAACTAAATGGGTTAAAATAACCAGGTAATTAGGACCaagtttttcctttcatctgcTACTTGGTGTTATGAAAACTAGAGAAACTTAAGTCTTGTTAAGGCTTCAACCAAGAGTTGCCTTACAAAACACCACCTGCAAAATAATCCTCTGTTGCTCGTTGTAGAGAAGGGTCCAAGCAGCCTGCTCAGGAGCTGGAGTGTTTCCAGAGGCAAAGCTTGCTTAAATGTATGGCATACCATAGCTCTAGAATAGTTCAAGTCAGACCATGTAGCGTGCTTTAAACACAGTGCTTGTATGACTTGCGATATCCCAGACCTTCCTACCGTTTAAAGAGTTTGCTTGGCTACTAATGGAAGAGTACCAGAGTTTTAGCAGCCGTTTAATGTATTCAATACTACCATACACTGTTAGCAGGTTTGCACCAAGCTAGAGTCTTGTTGAGTTAGATATCAACTAGGTGGAGAGAGAGGGAACAGCCGCCTGATAAGGACATTTGCAAATACAGTATTTAACCCTGTTGTAAAGAAGAGTGACTGCTGGCTTTTTCATTTAGAAGCTTTAATGGTTGGATCGCACAAGAAGTGAAGAGAGTGTTGGATTCACAGGAAGTGAATCTGGTGACATCTGGGTCATGGTTTAATTCGTCATATGTAATTCATGCCATGGGGTGTCTTGGTAGGGAGATCTTTATTGCCTGAATTGGAATTTAGTACAATGCCAGATTTAAGTCCTGAAAAACCTGTACTATCagttttttaatgaacaaaagtttgggttttttcttaagtCAAAACAAGGTTATTGTAACACAATGGTTGCTTGTGtcatagtaatttattttttttttaaactagaaattgGATGCTGAGGCTAATGGAAGGTAGAGAAAGTGCAATATATTTGTCTTCTGACACACAATTTATCAGCTTTCAGACTTAAAAAATTTATCTTTGGGCAAAAAGCTTCTAATGGTTTTAATTTTAGCTTGATCTAATACAAGACATAAAAACTCTTTTGTAAGCATGGGACCAAAAATCACTTAAAATAGACATTGTTACTTATGGAGTTTATCACCTTTTTAAACTTACTCAGTAGACTGGCTTCTGGGTGAGAAGTGAAGGGCTACAAAGAGTCTGGCAGGCATCTGTACAACCAACTGATACACTATATAgccagtttattttgtttttcagggcAGTATGACTGCAatgactgtattttttcctttggataCAGCTAGGCTTAGACTTCAGGGTAAGTGTCAAACTCTAGTTTCCTTGTACGATGCTGTTTCTGTTCATCTTGGCTTGGGCACTTCTAAGGGTGGTTGTAGGGGGAACTATCTTGCATGAGTAAGAATCTTACCTGTGTACCACTAACACCATTTAATCACTAACACCATTTTTCCAGCTGAAGGTAATTCTCCCTTTTGAAAGTATTGAGCAACCTTTTAATTAGCTGTGTGATCTGTGGCCAGATGTGGCTTTTAAATGGTTATCTAAgaccaaaaagcaaaataaagatgcGAGATTACACAGGATTACATTTGTGTGTTACTGCTTTTGGCTGCTGAGAACACTTCAAAATGCAGGGGCAGTGTCATGAAAAACTAGCCTAGAATTATTCCTGAAAATGGTTTAAAGGGAAAAGTCAGGGTTAGAACTGGGAGTAGGAACATCCtatatttacaaaaaatgcaTCTGGGTATAAACTTTGTTGTTCTAACACTCTATCTTCTAAtcaaaagtcacagaatcaccaCGCATTTTAGCGCTGTGATTAAAGTGCTATTAAGAACTAGAGGGAGATCATCAGCCAGGTTGTCAGAAACATGTGGTTGAGAAATTGAGCAGCTTTCAATTCAGGAAGAGACAGTGTTTTGCTAAGGCTTAGCTGTTTGCAGATTAACTAAGTGATTGCTCTGCTAGTGGTGCTAGTCTGGAGTCCAAGGAACAATTTTGAGAGCAGTTAGGCTCAATTCTAGTCTCTTACCTAAGGGAAAACCTACCTTCAGTTCATGTCACAACTATCAGGTTAGGAATTGGTAACTACAGATGCTCTGGTGCATAACAGAACCTGCTAGtctgggaaagaataaaaaaaggaagtagCCTTACCTAGCAAATGAAAATAAGGTAATGCTTTCTGGAATTGCTGCAGAAATAGGGAGCATCTGTCCTttatgaggaagaagaaacatgCTCTTGTGGGGTATGTTCAGAGCAGGAAGGCTAAGGACTTGAAAAGGAGTGCTGAAAATTGGAATAATCTAAAAGTTTGattcttttgttttgcagttgaTGAGAAGCGGAAGTCTAAGACAACACCAGCAGTCCTATTGGAAATAATCAAAGAAGAAGGCTTGTGAGTAGATAataattttctgcttgtcttcaTGTAGTCAAGCTCTAACACTAatctgaatttgctttttaaagtggAATAGTTAGCCCACATCTGTCTGGACAGATTTTTACTCTGATTTAAAATGTCTCCATAGAAGTGTGATATGACTTGCATAATCTTATGTGTTTGTCTTTAGCTAATTGGGATTAACTTTCTTGAGCACCTTATGCAGCCAATCTGTTCAGTGATGTAACGGTGTGCCTGCATTAGTGAGGTAGCTGCGCCTCCTTAGAAATGCAGGTTTGTACGCAAACGTACCTTTGTGTACCTGATAAACCAGCTTTGTCTGCCTGGATTCTTGGGTGTGTCCATTTCTCATAACCAAGATGAAACTCTTAGGCAGCTGAGCCACTTTTCAACAGGAGAACTGAGACATGTTTCCCACTTGAAAGTTTTTTCTCCTCCTAAGACTGTAGAAGTAAACAATTGACTCTTTATGCTGGTAAGATTCAAGATATATCTAAATGCAATTAACTTTCAGCAATACTGTGCTTCAGTATTTGCCACACAGTCTGAGCTGAACTGGCTGGGAAAAACAGTTGTATGCATGTCCTTGTTACAATATTTTCCTAAGTGAATCCCTGGAACTCTTAAGTAGACTGGAACTTTCAGGACATTAAAAATTGACAAAAGTTTAGCTTGGCAAATAATATTTTGCCACCTTTCAATTTGAGCAGTTGGCAGTTGTATGCATGAGTACTTGTCAGCCAGTTGGTGATCCCTTTTGGTCACATCCCCGCATTACTTTTGTCACATAATGGTGGCAAGTaaacttcaattaaaaaagaaagaagtaaaaaagaaagtgGAGAGACTGCAAAAGTGATCATCCTGCTTTCCTGTGAAATGGAAAAATCCATAATTCTGGCAAGAGGGGAACATTGTTTCATCCAAAGATATTGGGAAAGCCTGGCTAAGCAATGATGCTAGTTTTACAGATGTGTTTGGAGTAACAAAAAGACCgcaaacaacaacaaatctgAAACGTGGATGTGAGATCGTAAACATCTTGTTCACATTAGTTTGTAGATTCTTGTCTTGTATTACACTTCTGTGAGACTGCTTTTCTCATCTAGATAAAGCAGGTTTAGTTAATGGACTTTCTGTAGAAGTTTATcaaacagctttgctttcttcCCTATACTTTCATCCTTTTTTAGATGATATAAATGTGTTCACTGGTGTACACTTGAGTTCTTCTCAAGGTTGCAGTTTGGAACAGAAACTTAGGTTTTACTTGTGTGCAGAAGTATTTGTGTGTGAATTATGGATGCTAGCACTGACAACTTGAGTCATTAAAATAATGGTTTTTGTCTTAGTGTCATGTTTTGTACTGCAAgatgttttgtttgaaaatcaTCAGAAGTTGTTCTTAATAAATCCAGCAAAACCAAACACTCTCAGTTAGAGGACATGGTCCCCAGAgagtgtttcttcctttcttttccagcaCTGAAGAGATAGGTGatgcaaaaattgttttaattctaCTTATGACCAACTGTATAGTCAGTTAATTTGTAATTGTAATGGTTATTTGCAATTGTATGGTTAGCAGCTAACCCTGTAACTTCAGAAACGGTCTTAATAATGTGGTGTATTCCCAGCTACCTGGGAGGGAGAAGCTCTTGATGCATCTAAGATGAAAAACTAACATTTACATCATGAGAACAGTTAGGTGCTGCATTTACCAGCCTTGCATCTTTTATGGTCTTCTTCTTGGGGATCCCTATATTCTGTGTATTcctaatattttaatgaatactAAAGAGCCTTCATGATTACTGCTGGTTGTTGAGGAGATTTCTTATGCTCGTAACATGATACCAGTTCTATACCTGTCCTGTGCCacttcagtgaaaatgttttttggaTGTATTGTAGAACATGCTGGGGATGTAGGACAACTGTTGAGGTGTCCCTCTTTTACAGGCTCATCAGGCCTGTCAGAGAAGGGAGCTGTGTTAGTCAGCTGTTACGAAATAATTTGTAAATCAAGATAATTTAGTTGATACACAAACAATGATTGTTCACAGCACCTGAAAAATAAGATAGCTGTGAATCATAAGGGggtattcagtttttcatctgtgaTTAATCTAGTTAAATTTAAATAAGTAGTGCCTTTTTCTCACTTACCTGACTGATTTGCTCTAGACTGTACTGCAAGGCGTTTATTAGAAATTCCTCCCACCTGCATATCTCATGCCTCAGGTTGCACCCTTTGGAAAACTCTCCTTGGTGGAGTATATTAATTTCAGTAACTAgtcttccatttttaaattttatctgaGAATCCagacatacattttttttctttgttactctagtttttttattttgtattgaagGAGTagttgtctttaattttttttcagctatgtTAAGCATTGCTTTGTTTCCTTGGAGATGTGAGCATCTCTTTACTGAGATGTTATCTATTGTATTGGACTGACAGCCTCCGTTTCTCAACAAAGATGAGAATTCTCCTCATGCCTTGATATGTTTTAGTATATGGTTTCAACAGACGGACCAGTCTGTATGTTAACGTACATACCTGAAACATATGTTCATCCCCTGGATGTTTGTAGTTCACCACTGGCTGTTGGTAGAGAGCAAATACGGTGGTAATACTCATCTTTGGAGTGAGCGAGCCCCAAGCTTCTCACTGTAAACATATTGTACCTCTACAGCTCCTTTTCAATGGAATTCTTCCTGATCactataatttataaatataagtgcttaattttttttttttatggtactGTTTAGTATGGTTTGTTATCATTAATGATTAAGACACACCTAGTTAGTATTGTATGTAGGATATGGTTTTGTATCTCTGGGACCCTCCACCAATATGTAAAATCAACCAGATCATATAAATACATTGCTGATCCTTACCATGACTTTTTCCTCTCCATTAGGTTGGCACCATATCGAGGATGGTTCCCTGTTATTTCCAGCCTTTGCTGCTCcaattttgtttacttttatacATTTAACAGTCTTAAAGCTCTCTGGGTCAAAGGTCAGCATTCGACCACTGGAAAAGACTTGGTTCTTGGGGTTGTTGCAGGTAATACTTAATACCTTTTTGATGAAattgaggtggggtttttttagtatatTCTATCTAATGTTTTTCTTTACGAAGTCCACTGGAGGTTCCACTGAGTGTTTACATCCCACTACATGCAGACCTGCTTTGTTGTacagctctgctcttctgtgTCCTCCTCACCTCATAAGTCGGTGCATAAACTGTCTTGTTGTGAATTCTGGCGCAAAGCGCAGTGCTGTTGTGGTCTAGTATTTTATTTGTGTCTGCTGTGTTGTTTAGCATGGTATCTAAGCATCATCATTTAGATGTTGAAGACAAGTGGCAGGCCgaggtgatatttttttttcagaggaaaagataTATGccaattctgaaatatttccagttAGGATAAGAGTTTTTAATGTAAGCATTTAGGTGTCAGTTTTCAGACTTGTTTTGTGTCATCACCTGAAAGTGACAGTAAGTCCCTAGATATATGCAGGTCCAGTGGGACTATATGTTCTTTTTCATCCCTTCCTCTCATGTGGATGCTACAGTGGCTTCTGTGAAGGGATGGTGACTTTAGTGGCTTTTCTAGCAAATCCAGTGTGAAAAATTACCACTGTGGGCCTGTGTTTGCCAGTAATACTCTGCAGGAACAATTGCTCATGCAACCACACTAAaacaagctgatttttaaaaaagcttgcaaaaaaggcctgtgattttttttttttgggggggggtggggggtgtgtgggatAGGTAGGGGAAGgctttttgtttacttttgctAGTTTCTTATACTTTCATTGTAGGCACAATGAATGGCTGAATAGTTGGGGGAAAGTAAGGAAGGAAATTCTCAAGTTGGCTTTATCACTGGGGTCAAATTCCATATAATTACATTCTGGATAAAAGGCTACTGGAATTAGGGTAACAGTTTATCAGTTAAATGACTAGCTCTTCTTCAATGTCAGTAGTTTATATCCTTGTAATGGAATAATATCTggtgtaaaatgaaaaaatccacTTCAGGTGTTTGCTAATTCTCCTTACCCGTATCTCATTCCTATTACTGGTAGCCAATATAGActagaaaaatgcagtaaaattccCTTCCAGtctggaaaataatgttttatgacTTTTCCTTTAACTGAGTTTGTGTGAAAAATTACAAGTAGACTGTGCTCTAACCTGTTGCTCCTTTAATGTAATCACATTGACTTTGGTTGAGAGATTAATGTGGCTTGCCTTTTCTAGTGCTTGATTTTGCTCAAAACTTTTTTCGAGAGCTGTCTGTAGTCCTTATGAAGGATACTGAAATATAGTTATGTTTACATTCTGCTTTTTTGAATCCtcttaaaggaaaggaaaaagaacaaacaggCACAAAAAAATGTAGGTAGTAAAGTTTCACCTTTTTCAGATTTAATGTTCTTGATAGTGATGTAGTGTGTCCATCTCAATATAACTGAATAATTCAATCTGTCACTCAGAGTTCTACCAAAGCAACCAATGTAGAAGCATTTTCTAGTTTCTGTGATGCAGAAATATTAATGAGAAGGATCAGAAGCTTGTTTTTACATAGTTACTTCAGAGTAACTCCCTTGGTCATTACTGAACAGGAAAGACCTGTGCCAGGTGATTGCAGAAGTAATGTCACTTAATCCTTCTCCCGCTTAGTTTAGAACTGTATTTTACAATACCTCTTTGTATTGAGACAGCCTTATGTATGCTTGTCTATTTCTCTTCCTTAATTTCTGATACTCAACCTTCAAACTTTACTGTTGGGGTTTGTTACTCAGTGTAATCTCTTGCTGCTTCTAAGCCTTACTTAAAATACTTGCAGAATCCTGTGTTTTCAACCCTAAGTGTACTTAGTGAATCTAGAAGCTAGCTATTCTCATTCTTTTGGCAGTGGAGGAGTTCTATTCTGGTAGTCAAGCTGCATGCATTTATCTGGTTTGATCTCTCCCTATAAAATAATTCTTCTAACCTTATCActctgtgtttctttctgaaagtagCCAGGCAGCAAGCCATCATGGAGTGAAGTAGGGCATGAAAAAGTAGAGTATCTTGTGCTCCAGTGTGGTGTAGTATGCAGCAAAGTAACAAGTTCACTAAAGAGTCCTTCAACACATTCTTAtttggtgtgttttgttgtttggggtgggggtttttggttgtgggtttttctggcagggttttttttggtgtttttttttagttttggggAGGAGTAGCAGAAATGTCTTCCCATTGCATGCAGTCTGCTGACAACTAATTAATGGTGGCACTGTGGGGGGCGGGGCGGATACCTGAAGTGTCTCCTTACAAATTACCAGTTTACTTTCACCATAtgctgtgttaattttttttccctcttcctacCAGTAGTTTCAGTAGCGTGTGAATCAAGGTAAAAAGGGACAAGGAAACATTTGAAATCTTCTGgttctttctgattttctttgtgcTGTGTCTTGCAACAGGTGTAGTGAATGTACTCCTGACCACTCCTCTTTGGGTAGTGAACACACGTCTGAAGCTGCAGGGAGCAAAATTTAGGAATGAAGACATTGTACCAACCAATTATAAAGGCATAATAGGTAAGCACCTGTTGTTGTCTTCAACCAAAGGGATGTTCATTAAATGAAATGTATCAAGGACGCTGAAGTCTGAAGCCTTTTATTCCTGTAACCAATTTCACCCCGGATTTCTGTGCTTCCCTATTACCTCGCAGTCATTGAGTTTTACAGGAAACTGGACTTGGCCATTTCTGATGGTAATTAAGTTTGTAGTATGCACACCCGTAACTAAAATAACTTTTGCAAAGGCAGGTATCTTACCACACAAATACTGGAGTAGTAGTGAGCCCAGTGAGGTGGTAGCTGAGAGTCTGAGTGTAGACAGACAATCTGCAAATTAAACTTCACTTACATTAATCTTTTCACCCACGTGTTCAGGctgtcttccttttaaaaataaataagtaaataaatactgttttaattttaaagaaggtTTAGAAGACCTGAATGTTGATGCTGAGCTTGTACTAAAAAGAGCAGGGTGTCTGTGTAGATGAGAAGCTTTGTTTATGTTAATGGTGATGTGAGCAAGAATCTCCTTTGTCACTGTTTTTCTGTTAACTTCCAAGATGAGAATGGAAGATTAAAAATTGCATAAAAGACTGCAATGAATTCCTATACACTTTGCATATTAGACTTTAAGTGTAACTTAACTTTTCTTATATTCTACAGTCAGAATTTTGTACtcaaaattttaatgatttttttccttttccaccttTATTCTTAGATGCCTTTCATCAGATAATAAGAGATGAAGGAGTCTTAGCTTTATGGAATGGGACTTTCCCCTCCTTGCTGCTGGTCTTCAACCCTGCCATACAGTTCATGTTTTATGAAGGCTTTAAACGGAAGCTTTTGAAAAAGCAGCTGCAAGTGAGTATGTTTTGAGGCCAGGCGATGGACATGCTCTGTTATAAGACAAGTTTTTTGATGTGTGTTACTTGAGCAAATTCAGTAATGtaggtttggtttttgttcttgCAGTTTTGTTCTGAACCCTGTCAttttaataacacttttttttcctgatgcccTCAATTTTTCAATATCCTTTTTCCAAGGATGGACACTAGAATTGCACATAACATTGCAACCATACCTCCCTGATTCTCTAAATAGAGGTAGAATTACTTTTCTGTCCCTGCTTTATaatccccttctttttctctattctttttcttttttctctgtatcagaTATAGGATCTCATATGAACTCATGTTGGTTTTATGTTCTAGCAAGTTGAAAAGCATTTGTGCTGCATTTTAGGATAATATAACATACATGTTTAAGCTGCAGTTATTTGTGACTTTAGAATGCATTTGCCTGTATTAAAATGTTAGATCATATCAATATGTTAGAAAACCATCTTGTTTTTCCTTAAGATATagtgaaattatttttgcatgcGATTTTGCATTATAAATGAAGCTTGGGGCTTTTTACCATCTTTAGTCAATACTGCAGCTGTATCAGTCTGTGCCTGACAGATCTATGCAGTTACATTATAGACAATACATTCTTCTGAGTGATGAGCTGAGCTTCTCTCTGCATTGTTATTTGCCTGTTGGCTAGTTGCTATATTTACTacttgtgtttcttttaaattacttaGTTCTACCTTAAATAAGGGCACGTTTTGTCCATGATCAGTGGAGAGAGAAAatactttccccccccccccccccccagcaatggttatttttattttggacaatgtttttcttcttatttgaTCTTTTCCTGATTGTCTTAAGTATATCAGATTGACTTTgagatgtgcatgtgtgtgcatagtTCTGATTGCAATCAACATTTTACAGATTTGGAGCACGATTTGATATGGGCACCTACTTATTTTCAGTGATTAATACACACTATTAGACAGACATGCACTGTAATCAGCTTAGGCTATAACAGTGCATTTGGTGCATCATGGAACATTGTGGGCTTTGGGGAAGAGGATGGGCTTCCAGCAGGTCTTTCTTAACTAATACAGGATGAGATTTTTAGCCTGTGTCATCAAGACTAAAATTCCGCCTGATAGCATAGCGATCATGTCTCAGGATTAAAGTTATGTTCAAGGACTGTTTCACTGTCACCTTTTCACAAGTGCCATGTGACTTTTTAGTTTAAATGTTGCAAAAACTGAAATGCTTATTGACTGATGGTTTAAATGCTTCTTCTCTATCTTGTCTGTTCTTGGTGCTTTAAATCCATCTAGTTGTATGGCTTTATCTCCACTGTGTTTTAGCAACCTAGTTATAGTGAGAAATGCAAAAGCTTGTGAGCAGGTAGAAGTTACAAATAAACTTTAGTTGTGGGAAAGTAAGTTGATTGAACTATTGAAAATTACGAGACCTGGAGACTCCATGAAATCTTTATGCCAAAGATACTTAGATAACCTGGTAGCAGGTACCAGTACAGAACCCCCAAACACATA includes the following:
- the SLC25A17 gene encoding peroxisomal membrane protein PMP34 → MSSIGSYESLVHAVSGAVGSMTAMTVFFPLDTARLRLQVDEKRKSKTTPAVLLEIIKEEGLLAPYRGWFPVISSLCCSNFVYFYTFNSLKALWVKGQHSTTGKDLVLGVVAGVVNVLLTTPLWVVNTRLKLQGAKFRNEDIVPTNYKGIIDAFHQIIRDEGVLALWNGTFPSLLLVFNPAIQFMFYEGFKRKLLKKQLQLTSLDAFVIGAIAKAVATTLTYPLQTVQSILRFGRHRLNPENRTLGSLRNVLYLLQQRVRRFGLMGLYKGLEAKLLQTVLTAALMFLVYEKLTAATFTVMGLKHSRRH